A genome region from bacterium includes the following:
- a CDS encoding magnesium transporter CorA family protein, with product MLKSFAYIDEKIASDIKREEIGLNLSKADLLWLDIEDPNEADIDILEDVFKFHELSIEDCIFPQNQPKIDEFDDYLFIVVHSLVKEETEGLNIFVGKNFVVTVHEREIPALSNVVNKIKKDGEIFKNGSGFLFHSILDSVVDGFLLIIKRIDDEIDRAEEEAMLNPSRNAINCLFNIKKKILSLRRTILPQQAVINTIIRKPFPIIKEEHIPYFKDINDHIIQVNTTLDTYRDILTHILEVCSSNLEAHLSEVVKVLTVLATLAIPFLMVTGYYGMNIALPEFKWGIKGLAFVFGITFLSTFAVFIYLRKKRLL from the coding sequence ATGCTGAAATCATTTGCTTATATAGATGAAAAAATAGCCTCTGATATAAAAAGGGAAGAGATAGGGCTTAATCTTTCCAAGGCTGATCTTTTATGGTTGGATATAGAAGACCCAAATGAGGCAGATATTGATATATTAGAGGATGTCTTTAAATTCCATGAGCTATCCATTGAGGATTGTATATTCCCCCAAAATCAGCCAAAGATTGATGAGTTTGATGATTATCTCTTTATAGTTGTCCATTCTTTAGTAAAGGAAGAAACAGAGGGGCTAAATATATTTGTTGGAAAAAATTTTGTTGTAACAGTGCATGAAAGGGAAATACCCGCTTTATCTAATGTAGTTAATAAAATAAAAAAAGATGGTGAAATTTTTAAGAATGGCTCAGGGTTTCTCTTCCATTCTATCCTTGATAGTGTAGTTGATGGCTTCCTTCTCATTATTAAAAGGATTGACGATGAGATTGATAGGGCTGAGGAAGAGGCTATGCTTAATCCCTCCAGAAATGCCATAAACTGTCTTTTTAATATCAAAAAAAAGATTTTGTCGCTTAGAAGAACAATCCTTCCCCAACAAGCTGTTATCAACACCATTATTAGAAAACCATTTCCCATTATAAAAGAAGAACACATCCCCTACTTTAAGGATATCAATGACCATATTATCCAGGTAAATACAACCCTTGACACCTATAGGGATATTCTAACCCATATCCTTGAGGTATGCTCTTCAAACTTGGAGGCTCATCTTTCTGAGGTAGTAAAGGTTCTTACTGTACTTGCCACATTGGCAATCCCTTTTTTAATGGTTACAGGCTACTATGGAATGAATATAGCCCTTCCTGAGTTTAAATGGGGGATAAAGGGATTGGCATTTGTCTTTGGAATTACCTTTCTCTCTACCTTTGCTGTATTTATCTATCTTAGGAAAAAGCGGCTTCTATGA
- a CDS encoding DNA translocase FtsK 4TM domain-containing protein has product MKNIKGIIIGIALVSLSLLLLIAILGFWNVRPADWRIALSANNPIGPVGSYIAGFLILSFGIGSIFIPIGILCLGIAIMREKTFSYFKIISFAFLILTICILFSPLSNPTREFSLFKGGWIGFKTSYFLLQWLHLAGSYIVIISMLIILSLYLSGGAILFPFRSFSIPKVKKEYPKKEEPKQEKKKEKPRIVLSSERKEIEEIREKESPTSFQLPPLSLLSEPVIIPEKEIKEDLLTLSKQLEDTLSQFKIEAKVVCINRGPTVTSFEVQPAAGVRVSSISGLSNDIALALAAQAVRIEAPIPGKSAIGIEIPNHKIQAVFLKEGLSGGEFKKKESLLSFFLGKDITGEPIIVNLAGMPHLLVAGVTGSGKSVCLASIITSFLYKASPQQLRLVLIDPKRVEMTIFKELPHLLTDVICDSKKAIITLHWLLKEMDERYKTFAYEGVRDIDGYHKKKGELPYIVVVIDELADLMAVSLRSCEEALTRLSQMARAVGIHLIVATQRPSVDIITGLIKANFPSRIAFQVFSRVDSRTILDMMGAEKLLGRGDMLFFPAGAPKPMRLQGAYISLPEIERIVDFIKEQGISLEKKEIREEEIKEGFDEDEEIDDSLYEQAISIVEDAGYGSTSMIQRKLKIGYNRAARLIERMEEEGIVSPPDGSKPRKVLR; this is encoded by the coding sequence ATGAAGAACATTAAAGGGATAATTATAGGAATAGCCCTTGTTTCTCTCTCACTTTTGTTGCTAATTGCAATTCTAGGGTTTTGGAATGTCCGACCAGCTGATTGGAGAATAGCTCTTTCTGCTAATAATCCAATAGGGCCTGTTGGTTCTTACATTGCAGGCTTCCTTATTCTTTCCTTTGGTATAGGTTCAATATTCATTCCTATTGGCATATTATGTTTAGGGATAGCCATAATGAGAGAAAAAACATTCTCCTATTTCAAAATCATCTCTTTTGCCTTTCTTATCCTTACAATATGTATTTTATTTTCTCCCCTTTCTAATCCAACAAGGGAGTTTTCATTATTCAAGGGTGGATGGATTGGATTTAAAACCAGCTACTTTCTTCTTCAATGGCTTCATTTAGCAGGTTCTTATATAGTAATAATAAGCATGCTAATTATTTTAAGCCTTTATCTTTCTGGTGGAGCGATTTTGTTTCCATTCAGGTCTTTTTCAATTCCTAAAGTCAAAAAGGAATATCCAAAAAAGGAAGAGCCAAAGCAGGAGAAGAAAAAAGAAAAGCCTAGAATAGTTTTATCAAGTGAAAGGAAGGAAATAGAAGAGATAAGGGAAAAAGAAAGCCCTACATCATTTCAGCTTCCACCTTTATCATTACTTTCTGAGCCTGTAATCATTCCAGAAAAGGAAATAAAGGAAGACCTCCTTACATTATCAAAACAGCTTGAGGATACCCTCTCACAATTTAAGATAGAGGCAAAGGTTGTTTGTATAAATAGAGGACCAACCGTAACATCCTTTGAGGTTCAACCTGCCGCTGGTGTTCGGGTAAGCTCAATATCAGGGCTTTCAAATGATATTGCATTGGCATTGGCTGCCCAGGCTGTTAGGATTGAAGCACCAATACCTGGAAAAAGCGCAATTGGCATTGAGATTCCAAACCATAAGATCCAGGCTGTTTTTCTTAAAGAGGGGCTTTCTGGAGGTGAGTTTAAAAAGAAGGAAAGCCTTTTATCATTCTTTCTTGGAAAGGATATAACAGGCGAACCAATTATTGTGAACCTTGCAGGTATGCCACACCTCCTTGTTGCAGGTGTAACAGGCTCTGGAAAGAGCGTATGCCTTGCCTCAATTATTACAAGCTTTCTCTATAAAGCATCTCCCCAACAATTGCGTCTTGTCCTCATTGACCCAAAGAGGGTTGAAATGACAATATTTAAAGAGCTTCCCCATCTTCTTACTGATGTTATCTGTGATTCAAAAAAGGCTATTATTACATTGCATTGGCTTCTTAAGGAGATGGATGAAAGGTATAAAACATTTGCATATGAGGGTGTCAGAGACATAGATGGATACCATAAGAAAAAGGGAGAACTTCCATACATTGTTGTAGTTATAGATGAGCTTGCTGACCTTATGGCTGTATCATTGCGTTCCTGTGAGGAGGCTTTAACAAGACTATCTCAAATGGCAAGGGCGGTTGGAATCCATCTTATTGTTGCAACACAAAGACCATCTGTTGATATTATAACAGGGCTTATTAAGGCAAATTTTCCATCCCGTATTGCATTTCAGGTATTCTCCCGTGTTGATTCAAGAACAATCCTTGATATGATGGGAGCTGAAAAGCTCTTGGGAAGGGGTGATATGCTATTCTTTCCAGCCGGTGCACCAAAGCCAATGAGGCTACAGGGTGCTTATATCTCCCTTCCTGAGATAGAAAGAATTGTTGATTTTATTAAGGAGCAAGGCATTTCCCTTGAGAAGAAAGAAATAAGGGAGGAAGAAATAAAAGAAGGATTTGACGAAGATGAGGAAATAGACGATTCTCTTTATGAACAAGCAATTTCTATAGTAGAAGATGCAGGATATGGCTCAACATCTATGATTCAAAGAAAGCTTAAGATAGGATACAATAGGGCAGCAAGGCTTATTGAAAGGATGGAGGAAGAAGGCATTGTCAGCCCTCCAGATGGAAGCAAGCCAAGAAAGGTGTTAAGATAA
- a CDS encoding type II toxin-antitoxin system HicB family antitoxin, producing the protein MKTILFPIIIECLEEGGYYAQCPIFQGCHVEGETYSEAIENIQDAIKIFIDSYKDLGKDIPSLSVYEGNIVVTSGIPILQEV; encoded by the coding sequence ATGAAGACCATTCTATTTCCAATAATAATTGAGTGTTTAGAAGAAGGAGGGTATTATGCCCAATGTCCCATCTTTCAAGGATGCCATGTGGAAGGAGAGACTTATTCAGAGGCAATAGAGAATATTCAAGATGCAATAAAGATATTCATTGACTCTTATAAAGATTTAGGTAAAGACATACCATCGCTTTCAGTCTATGAGGGAAATATAGTGGTTACTTCAGGTATTCCCATATTACAGGAAGTATGA
- a CDS encoding type II toxin-antitoxin system HicA family toxin, which translates to MSERFPAVTDKDVIKVLCKIGFEFYRTAKGSHEVWRRKSDMRHTIVPRHRGKIIKRRTLKSILGDTGLSKEEFRELI; encoded by the coding sequence ATGAGCGAGAGATTTCCGGCAGTAACCGATAAAGATGTTATCAAGGTTCTTTGCAAGATTGGATTTGAGTTCTATAGAACAGCAAAAGGTAGTCATGAGGTATGGCGGAGAAAAAGCGATATGAGACATACCATTGTTCCAAGACATAGGGGGAAAATAATAAAAAGAAGAACCCTAAAAAGCATATTAGGTGATACTGGATTGTCAAAAGAAGAATTTAGAGAACTAATTTAG
- a CDS encoding ribonuclease HII encodes MIAGVDEVGRGPLAGPVIACACILQEEIPGIKDSKLLSSKKRKSLYEIIIKRADYSIGIVENNVIDKINILQATLLAMKNAIFSLKIPPSLVLVDGPYEIPGIPYKQKAIVRGDRNEHSIGAASIIAKVVRDRIMEGYDKIFPNYGFAKHKGYPTKEHISAIKKYGITEIHRRSFKWKHH; translated from the coding sequence GTGATAGCAGGGGTAGACGAAGTAGGCAGAGGACCACTTGCTGGGCCAGTAATAGCTTGTGCTTGTATTCTTCAGGAAGAAATACCAGGAATTAAGGATTCAAAATTACTATCTTCTAAAAAAAGAAAATCCCTCTATGAAATTATTATAAAAAGGGCAGATTATTCAATTGGGATAGTAGAAAACAATGTAATAGACAAAATAAATATCCTTCAAGCCACCCTTCTTGCAATGAAAAATGCTATTTTTTCTTTAAAAATTCCTCCATCCCTTGTTCTTGTTGATGGTCCTTATGAGATTCCAGGCATTCCTTACAAACAAAAGGCAATTGTAAGGGGGGATAGAAATGAGCACTCAATAGGAGCCGCCTCCATAATTGCAAAGGTAGTAAGGGATAGGATAATGGAGGGCTATGATAAAATATTTCCAAATTATGGATTTGCAAAGCATAAAGGCTATCCAACAAAAGAGCATATTTCTGCTATTAAAAAATATGGTATTACAGAAATTCACAGGAGGAGCTTTAAATGGAAACACCATTAG